The Odocoileus virginianus isolate 20LAN1187 ecotype Illinois chromosome 2, Ovbor_1.2, whole genome shotgun sequence genomic interval ACCCAGCCCTCAAACTCTGTGTATCCCTTTCCCAGAGACTGTGATCACTggtttatattaatattagtgctttcctgagttctgCCAGTCTGTTTAACAAATCTTCAAACCTAAGGGTCTCATGGGGAGCCCCCAGATCGGTAGCCAAACTGCCAGAAGTGCAGGTGGCCTGCGGAGCCCACTCCAGGCTGGTGTCTGAAGTGGGGCCATCGTGTGGGACTGAGTCTTTTCCCCGTAGGGCCCCGCTAGCTGCGGTGGTTGGTGTCAGAGCAATGCGGCATGGCGCTCAGCTGGAGGAAACACAGAATAACTGTTATTAAGGGTAATTTTGTGATTGCTAATAGAAATGTTGAGATCCTGGAAACAGCTTTTTGATCATCAGGCTGGGGCATCACAGTTTGAAGCGCAGGCTCCTGAGTGGACAGATTTTGGGAGATCATTTAGCAGTTGCTGCTCAGTGTGGTCTCTAGGCAGTGTCTGTCTGGGGACGCTGCTCGTTGGCTGTCCCTCAAGAGTTATGGACAGAACTTGGTGGTGAGCCCTCAGAAGATTTTCCAGCACGAGGACATTGCCGAGACGGTCAGGAATGGAAATGTGTATTCAGAGTCCCACAGTTTGGCGTATTTAGAATAGACAGCCTCATCTGGTACCATTAGATGGAGTCAGAATTTAGCATTAAAAGTGTGAGCAGGTGGCTTTTTTAGTGCTGTCTACTGCATGCtatctctgtgactttgggcaagtaacTTAACCCCTCCAGGCTTCAACCccctcctctataaaatggacaTAGCAGTGTTTCCTACTTACtaggtgctgtgctaagtcgcttcagttgtgtccaactctgtgcaaccccacggactatagcccaccagcctcttctgtccatggaattttccaggcaagaatactggagtgggttgccatttcctcctccaggggctcttcccaacccagggattgaacctgcatctcttatgtctccttcattggcaggtggattctttaccactagcgccacctgggaagcccgactGGGTGCTGGGAAGACCAAATAAGATAATGAAGGAAACATGTTAAGTGAGCACAGGGTCTGACAGAGAGCAAGTTAACTGCTGGCACTATTTCTTGTACATTCATTCGCTGGCATGAATGTGTCTGGCTTGGTGAGACCATGCTCTGTGTGTGGGTTTGATGTGTGGCTGCGAAGGAAATCTACAGCCTTGCTTTCATGTGTCAAGCAGACAGCTTTTCAGAAGTCACAACTTAAAAAACACTTCAGTGAATGTTGCTCTTCACATAATCCCTCTGAGAGGCTAGACTCGTCTCAAGGGTGCATGACTGTTGAGGCATTTGGGGAACTTCTCATCTGACTTTTCTAGCAGAGCCTGTTCCAATGATCATTTCTGATATAACGAATCAGCTCCAGACCTGTGGCTCAGAAGAGCAACCTCTATCACTTTAAACCAGTGTCTTTATCACACCTGGTTCTGAGGGTTAACTGGCTCCACTGGGTTCCTGCTTGGGCTCTTACATGCAGCTGCCGCTAGAGGCTGGACAGAGCTGGAATCATCTGATCATTCCACTGGGCTGGAGTCCAGGATGGTAGTGGGCTGGGACAACTGGACACCCAGGGTTCAGCTGGGCATCTCTCAGTCCACGGAGAGATGTCTGCTTCTGCTGGTGACTACTTCCCCCTTGTGAGCATTTTaaaggcaggacatggaagctacTGGATCTGAGCCTGGTAACTGGTCAGAGCACTCCCCCTGCTTAAATGGGAGAGACCCAGACCCACCTCTCCATGGGAAGAGAGTGAAGGACCCATGTCTATCTGTAATCAGCTACAGGGCCATAAGGCATGTGGGTTTCTCACCCtagcacatctttttttttccatgagaGACCATGTGTAGCTTCCTCAGGTGACCACACTGATCTAGGGATCGCCCACTTGGTTTCAGTTCTTATCTAAGTAAAACTCCTGCCCTTGCATGAAAACCTCTCCTCATCTGCTcccttatttaaaatttcagcaTTTGTCCATCTTACTCTATCAGAGGCTGGTGGTGAGGGTGAACATCGGGGGGGGTGTTTTGAGGTCCACAGACACCTTTACATAACCTTTCCCTGCAGCCTCAGTGGCTGGGTCATTGCTTACTAGGGACTATAGGGGCACTGCACTTACTGGGGACCACTGGGGAACTGCAGCGAAGTTTCACTTAGAAGCACTTGGCCCTTTGTTGTACAGGATCTGAGCTCTGAGCCACTGTTCTGATGAGCAGGTGAGAGGGTAACCCCGACTGAGCCCTGCTGCCAGCTTCACCAAACTGAAATCTGGAACCAGCTGCCGGCAGGGGTCGGGGAGGCGGGGCAGGGGGGCAAATTAGGCAGTCATGGTGGTGGGCAGGCAGACACAACACCAAGGTGCCTTGGGTAGTTCTCCAAGGTACACCGGGCTCACCTCCCCTCTCCCAGGACCCTGGGCTGAGGGGATGTGACTTCTTGTTCTGCAGGCGTCCAGAGTGGGGGTACATGAGCGCTGAATTTAGCTGGAGGTCCAGGCCATCCTGGTTTCTGATGCTCCTTCCAACCGTCCCCATAGACCCTCTAGGATGGACTGTCCCCAGCGCTGTCCTGCGTGGCTCACTGTGACACCCTCTGTTTTCAGGTCCAGCCCGCCACCTCGGGACACAAGCACTGAGCCCGTGGACCTGCCATGAAACCGCACCTGAAGCAATGGAGACAAGGAATGCTCTGCGGGGTGTTTGCGTGGGGGCTCCTCTTTGTGGTGATCTTCCTCTACTTCACCGACAGCAGCCCGGCCAAGCCCGCGCCCAGctccttctccttcctggagACCCGGAGGCTGCTGCCCGCGCAAGGAAGGCAGCGGGCCATCATGGGGGCTTCAGAGGGCCTGCCCGAGGGCGCGGACTCGCGGCGGGGGTCTCCCCGGGGACTCCCATCCGGCCCCCTGCGGACATGGGCCGGAGATGGCTTTGAACATGAACAAGAGTTTCTTTCGGCCCAGACAGGGAGAACGTCCCTAAGCGCTTTTCTTCCGGAGGACCCCGCTCCAGGCACGTCGGGGCGCCTCTCCCCTGGGGACCCAGGCCCGGAGGGCGCTCAGCCACCACGCACAGCCCTGGGACGGCGGGCAAAGCGAGGGCCCCGGAGGCAGGGCCGGAGCGCGGGGGGCGAGGATGGGGAGCGGCTGTACTCGTCCATGTCCCGGGCCCTGCTGCGACGGCTCTGGAAGGGCGATGCGTCGGCGCGCATGCTGCACCCGCGCCTGCAGAAGGCCATGGGAGCCTACCTGCGCGCCAACAAGCACGGCGTGCGCTTCCGGGGGCGCCGCGCGGCCGGGCGGAGCCGTACCGAGCTGCTGTGCGCCTTGCGGGGCCGCGTGCAGGTG includes:
- the ST6GAL2 gene encoding beta-galactoside alpha-2,6-sialyltransferase 2 isoform X2 — translated: MKPHLKQWRQGMLCGVFAWGLLFVVIFLYFTDSSPAKPAPSSFSFLETRRLLPAQGRQRAIMGASEGLPEGADSRRGSPRGLPSGPLRTWAGDGFEHEQEFLSAQTGRTSLSAFLPEDPAPGTSGRLSPGDPGPEGAQPPRTALGRRAKRGPRRQGRSAGGEDGERLYSSMSRALLRRLWKGDASARMLHPRLQKAMGAYLRANKHGVRFRGRRAAGRSRTELLCALRGRVQVRTLDGTEPPFSALGWRALVPPVPLSRLFPRGLRTCAVVTSAGAILNSSLGEEIDSHDAVLRFNSAPTRGYEKDVGNKTTLRIINSQILTNPSYHFMDSALYKDVILVAWDPAPYSANLNLWYKKPDYNLFTPYVQRRQRNPNQPFYILHPKFIWQLWDIIQENTKEKIQPNPPSSGFIGTSDGSVVKNLPANAEDKGSIPGPGRSWSN